Proteins found in one Telopea speciosissima isolate NSW1024214 ecotype Mountain lineage unplaced genomic scaffold, Tspe_v1 Tspe_v1.0103, whole genome shotgun sequence genomic segment:
- the LOC122647642 gene encoding protein FAR1-RELATED SEQUENCE 5-like, translating to MNLMSSTLGEGFGFIESEKGSNSRNFDEHETKEDELLEFCDSQVDGNNEMTLKEMSREELTPNDEPLEPYTGMSFNSVDDAREFYSAYAKHIGFTVRTNRIRHSQKNRTIIARDYVCSREGFRAAKHTLRKDRILPPRPITREGCKAMIRVAARDGSKWVVTKFVPEHNHNLMTQSKEPGQRPSLSEVSLRSAIIDDCSY from the exons AT GAACCTAATGTCAAGCACCTTGGGTGAAGGATTTGGCTTCATAGAGAGTGAGAAAGGTTCTAATAGTCGAAATTTTGATGAGcatgaaacaaaagaagatgagCTTTTGGAGTTTTGTGATTCACAAGTAGATGGGAATAATGAGATGACACTGAAAGAAATGTCTAGAGAAGAGTTAACTCCAAATGATGAACCCTTAGAACCATACACTGGAATGTCATTTAATTCAGTAGATGATGCAAGGGAGTTTTATAGTGCATATGCGAAACATATAGGTTTCACAGTACGCACAAATCGTATTCGACATTCGCAGAAAAACAGGACAATTATAGCTCGGGACTATGTTTGCTCGCGAGAAGGTTTTCGTGCAGCAAAACATACACTTAGAAAAGATAGGATTCTTCCACCAAGGCCCATCACAAGAGAAGGATGTAAAGCAATGATACGGGTAGCTGCGAGGGATGGTAGTAAATGGGTTGTCACAAAGTTTGTACCTGAGCACAATCACAATCTAATGACTCAAAGTAAAGAACCAGGTCAACGACCCAGTCTGAGTGAGGTAAGTTTGAGATCAGCTATTATAGATGATTGCAGTTATTAA